One Thermicanus aegyptius DSM 12793 DNA segment encodes these proteins:
- a CDS encoding phosphodiester glycosidase family protein, which translates to MQRSKQRRRLVSGMGTLFLILSLMLSNAGYVFAADGAQAGNGSLTLLSSTQIGEGTILKVYQKGVNGVTQKLYVTEIDLNNPYVKVAPIYGKGGTIGKQPLSKMADENGAVAAINANFFNLSRYPAPFAMELKDGELITSQSVLYGWQDFAITPDKTAIIEPLGFTGQVMMADGSTFPIFNLNKEIHNTHQGPSHTNRINLYTPRWGTTSLGKKVGTPVVEVVVSEGVIREIRQNQDGVPIPADGFILTAQGTMAQSLLPHLRVGDPIQVDYQVTPIDKQVEQAIGAHALLVDQGHAVPIPDTTRFDGMDSYRARSAVGISQDGKKVYFVTLEKTNGSDGLSLAAFSQVLASLGIWKAANLDGGGSSTMVARLPGDEKVTLINKPEGGTERSIPDGIAVFNEAPPGQLAGLILSGSTNLLIGNKTSYLLKGYDEHILPFAVDRAAVEWHLSNPEIGHFEQDAFVADKSGRTEVWASLYGVESNRLTVTVFGGEDLSKIEVIPNAVNLPLGGEQSFTMKATIKSGLTFTVSGDQILWEIKNLDGTMEGLTYKAGSTPGAGTLIGRLDGFSFSVPITQGSFSRFHHSLEGLKGIAFDPYPDHVKGTFKEVSGASGAPVFRGDTSLQLSYQFTENQVTDSDQYQDNIEAAYGDLNDPSLTLPGNPMGFGVWVYGDNSRYWLRSQVTDANGKTYLITLADQVNWTGWKYVEGYFPPTVKYPVRVKSLYLVDYPDITDRPLTGTIYFDTLSALYPYTSSENISTAPITYEKGKTDGLSVKLGSILLTGKEGFDKLGKVTITPFDTGKENLSVPGYNPYEAGFTLDAVFPANGKLPVTLTQEKDRDVVLLHWSEAKKGWVEIHGTYSKEKNWSFTLTEPGRYLPIEKRWPRFTDVKGNRAETAILVLAEKGLIQGMTPTEYRPNDGLTRAQFVTLLYRLMEKTNSNALPTGTTKEASSFKDPLPEWAKAGITAAQTLKLVEGYPDQTFRPNVGLNREQLAVILDRTMTQLKITPSGKGEAVKLTDEKNIPSWAKKSAAKVAQYQLLPVEKGAFNPKKAVTRAEAAEAFYLLYTWMEGK; encoded by the coding sequence ATGCAACGCAGCAAACAGAGGAGGAGACTTGTCTCCGGCATGGGGACGTTGTTCCTCATCTTGTCATTGATGCTATCAAACGCAGGATACGTCTTCGCGGCAGATGGAGCTCAGGCAGGAAACGGATCGCTAACCCTCCTTTCCTCCACCCAGATCGGAGAGGGAACCATCCTTAAAGTCTATCAAAAGGGGGTAAATGGGGTTACCCAGAAGCTATATGTAACGGAAATCGATTTGAACAACCCCTATGTGAAGGTGGCTCCCATTTATGGGAAAGGGGGAACCATCGGGAAACAGCCGCTTAGCAAAATGGCGGATGAGAATGGGGCGGTGGCCGCCATTAACGCCAATTTCTTCAATTTATCGCGTTACCCTGCCCCGTTCGCCATGGAGTTAAAGGATGGAGAACTGATTACCTCCCAATCTGTCCTTTATGGATGGCAAGATTTTGCCATCACCCCGGACAAGACCGCCATCATCGAGCCCCTTGGATTTACAGGCCAGGTGATGATGGCCGACGGTTCCACATTTCCCATCTTCAACTTGAACAAGGAGATTCACAACACCCACCAGGGTCCAAGCCACACCAACCGCATCAATCTCTACACACCTCGATGGGGAACCACCTCTTTAGGGAAAAAGGTGGGGACTCCCGTCGTCGAAGTGGTCGTCTCGGAGGGTGTGATTCGAGAGATTCGGCAAAACCAGGACGGCGTTCCCATCCCGGCCGATGGATTTATTCTGACCGCACAGGGAACCATGGCTCAGTCCCTTCTCCCCCATCTCCGGGTAGGCGATCCCATTCAAGTAGATTATCAAGTTACACCGATCGATAAACAGGTGGAGCAAGCCATTGGCGCCCATGCGCTCTTGGTAGATCAAGGCCATGCCGTTCCTATTCCCGATACCACCCGTTTTGACGGGATGGATTCCTACCGGGCCCGTTCCGCCGTGGGGATTAGCCAAGATGGAAAGAAAGTATATTTCGTCACCCTGGAGAAAACCAATGGAAGTGACGGGCTCTCTTTAGCTGCCTTCTCCCAGGTTTTGGCGAGCTTGGGCATCTGGAAAGCGGCTAACCTGGATGGAGGGGGTTCCTCTACCATGGTGGCTCGTCTTCCCGGAGATGAAAAGGTGACGCTGATCAATAAGCCGGAAGGAGGGACGGAGCGTTCCATCCCCGACGGCATCGCCGTCTTTAACGAAGCGCCTCCGGGGCAACTTGCAGGCCTCATCCTGAGCGGCTCAACCAACCTCCTCATCGGCAATAAAACGAGCTACTTACTCAAAGGGTATGATGAACATATTCTGCCCTTTGCCGTAGACAGGGCGGCGGTAGAATGGCACCTCTCCAATCCGGAGATTGGCCATTTTGAACAAGATGCTTTTGTGGCCGACAAGAGCGGCCGGACGGAAGTCTGGGCCAGCCTCTATGGGGTAGAATCAAACCGACTTACGGTGACGGTTTTTGGTGGAGAGGACCTGAGCAAAATTGAAGTGATCCCCAATGCAGTGAACCTGCCCTTAGGCGGGGAACAGAGCTTCACCATGAAGGCGACGATCAAAAGCGGGCTTACCTTTACGGTCTCCGGCGATCAGATCTTGTGGGAGATCAAAAACCTGGATGGGACGATGGAGGGGCTCACCTATAAAGCGGGCAGCACACCCGGCGCAGGTACGCTGATCGGGCGATTGGACGGCTTCTCCTTCTCGGTACCCATCACACAGGGGAGCTTCTCCCGCTTCCATCATTCCCTGGAAGGACTGAAGGGGATCGCGTTTGATCCCTATCCGGATCATGTAAAGGGAACCTTTAAAGAGGTGAGCGGAGCAAGCGGTGCTCCCGTCTTTAGGGGAGATACTTCTCTTCAATTATCGTACCAATTTACGGAAAACCAGGTGACGGACTCCGACCAATATCAGGATAACATCGAGGCGGCTTACGGCGATTTGAACGATCCTTCCCTTACCCTGCCGGGGAATCCCATGGGGTTTGGCGTTTGGGTCTACGGAGATAACAGCAGGTATTGGCTGAGGTCACAGGTGACCGATGCGAACGGAAAGACCTATCTCATCACCTTGGCCGATCAAGTGAACTGGACCGGATGGAAATATGTGGAGGGTTATTTCCCTCCGACCGTGAAATATCCGGTGAGAGTGAAGAGCCTTTACCTCGTCGATTATCCCGATATAACGGACCGACCTTTAACAGGCACCATCTACTTCGACACCTTAAGCGCCCTGTATCCTTACACATCGTCCGAGAACATCTCCACGGCGCCCATCACCTATGAGAAAGGGAAAACGGACGGGCTGTCCGTCAAGCTTGGAAGTATTCTACTCACGGGCAAGGAGGGGTTCGATAAATTGGGAAAGGTAACGATCACCCCCTTTGATACCGGAAAAGAAAATCTCTCCGTCCCAGGGTATAACCCGTATGAAGCGGGATTTACCTTAGATGCCGTCTTTCCTGCAAACGGGAAACTCCCCGTCACATTAACCCAGGAAAAAGATCGGGATGTAGTCCTACTCCACTGGTCGGAGGCGAAGAAAGGATGGGTAGAGATTCACGGAACCTATAGCAAGGAGAAGAATTGGAGCTTTACTTTAACGGAGCCCGGGCGTTACCTGCCGATCGAGAAGCGTTGGCCGCGTTTTACCGACGTGAAGGGGAACCGGGCTGAAACTGCGATCCTCGTGTTGGCCGAAAAGGGATTGATCCAAGGAATGACGCCGACCGAGTATCGGCCGAACGACGGACTAACCCGCGCCCAGTTTGTTACCCTTCTCTATCGCTTGATGGAAAAGACCAATTCCAATGCTCTACCCACCGGAACCACGAAGGAAGCTTCATCCTTTAAGGATCCTTTGCCCGAATGGGCGAAAGCAGGCATCACCGCCGCTCAAACACTCAAATTGGTGGAAGGATACCCGGATCAAACGTTTCGCCCCAACGTGGGGTTAAACCGGGAGCAGCTCGCCGTCATCCTGGATCGAACCATGACCCAACTGAAGATTACTCCGTCGGGAAAAGGGGAGGCCGTCAAGTTAACGGATGAGAAGAACATTCCCTCCTGGGCGAAGAAAAGTGCGGCAAAAGTCGCCCAATACCAGCTTCTTCCTGTGGAGAAAGGCGCATTTAACCCCAAAAAGGCGGTAACCCGGGCAGAAGCTGCGGAAGCCTTTTACCTACTTTATACCTGGATGGAGGGGAAATAG
- a CDS encoding AtpZ/AtpI family protein, which produces MDPFVIGVDEMTDNPGDQNPFRAMAIVGVLGADLAIPTVAGYFAGTWFDGRVGTSPLFLVLGILLGIASGIFMVIKHVAYFMPEKPKK; this is translated from the coding sequence TTGGATCCGTTCGTGATCGGGGTGGATGAGATGACTGATAACCCGGGGGATCAGAACCCTTTTAGGGCCATGGCCATCGTAGGGGTATTGGGAGCTGATTTGGCGATCCCGACTGTTGCCGGCTATTTTGCCGGCACATGGTTCGATGGGAGAGTAGGAACTAGCCCCCTTTTTCTTGTATTAGGAATTCTCTTAGGGATTGCGAGCGGAATCTTTATGGTGATCAAGCACGTCGCCTACTTCATGCCGGAAAAGCCTAAGAAATGA
- the wecB gene encoding non-hydrolyzing UDP-N-acetylglucosamine 2-epimerase, with protein sequence MRRILVIFGTRPEAIKMAPLVKALEEKKEWFETYVAVTAQHREMLDQVLEIFKIHPQFDLNIMKERQTLTDITIHALKGLEKVIEEVHPDLVLVHGDTTTTFAGSLAAYYHQVAVGHVEAGLRTYNKYSPYPEEMNRQLTGVMADLHFAPTETAAEALLKENKPEERIFITGNTVIDALKTTVRDDFQFPVLETLGEGERLLLMTAHRRENLGEPMKGIFRAVRRIIEEFPDIHLVYPVHLNPLVQEAAQAYLGNHPRIHLIPPLDAIEFQNLMARSHLILTDSGGVQEEAPALGKPVIVLRDTTERPEGIKAGTLLLAGTKEEEVYRQTRKLLTDEEAYRTMAKAVNPYGDGRASERITRAIAYSFGLVQTPPQPFHPSSH encoded by the coding sequence ATGCGGAGAATCCTAGTCATTTTCGGTACCCGACCAGAGGCGATTAAAATGGCCCCTCTGGTGAAGGCGTTGGAAGAGAAGAAGGAATGGTTTGAAACGTATGTAGCCGTTACTGCCCAACATCGCGAGATGTTGGATCAGGTCCTGGAAATTTTTAAGATTCATCCCCAATTTGATTTAAACATCATGAAAGAGCGGCAGACGCTGACGGATATTACCATCCATGCCTTAAAGGGATTGGAAAAGGTCATTGAAGAGGTTCATCCGGACCTGGTCCTCGTCCATGGAGATACCACCACCACCTTCGCCGGTTCTTTGGCCGCTTATTACCATCAGGTGGCGGTCGGACATGTGGAGGCGGGACTTAGAACCTATAACAAATATTCCCCTTATCCGGAAGAGATGAACCGGCAGCTTACAGGAGTCATGGCGGATCTCCACTTCGCCCCCACCGAAACGGCGGCAGAGGCGCTTTTGAAAGAGAATAAGCCGGAGGAACGGATTTTCATCACCGGGAATACGGTGATTGATGCCTTAAAAACCACCGTGAGGGACGACTTTCAATTTCCCGTCCTGGAAACCTTGGGTGAGGGGGAACGCCTTCTCCTCATGACGGCTCATCGGAGAGAAAACCTGGGGGAACCGATGAAAGGCATTTTTCGGGCGGTTCGACGCATCATCGAGGAATTCCCGGATATACACTTGGTTTACCCTGTCCATCTCAATCCCCTCGTCCAGGAAGCGGCCCAAGCCTATTTAGGGAATCATCCCCGCATTCACCTCATCCCCCCCCTGGATGCCATCGAATTCCAAAATTTGATGGCCCGCTCCCATCTCATTCTCACCGATTCGGGAGGGGTGCAGGAGGAAGCGCCGGCGTTAGGGAAACCGGTCATCGTCCTTCGGGATACGACGGAGCGGCCGGAGGGGATAAAAGCGGGGACCTTACTTTTGGCCGGGACGAAAGAAGAGGAGGTTTATCGCCAGACCCGGAAGCTTTTGACCGACGAGGAAGCATACCGAACGATGGCGAAGGCGGTGAATCCCTACGGGGACGGGAGGGCATCGGAACGGATTACCCGGGCGATCGCCTATTCCTTTGGATTGGTCCAAACACCTCCCCAGCCCTTTCATCCTTCTTCCCATTAA
- the upp gene encoding uracil phosphoribosyltransferase translates to MAKVHVMDHPLIQHKLSYIRDKNTGTKEFRELIDEVAMLMAYEITRELPLEEIEVETPVATCRTKVISGKKLGLIPILRAGLGMVDGMLKLIPTAKVGHIGLYRDPDTLQPVEYYVKLPTDIAERDLIVIDPMLATGGSASAAIKALKERGGKNIKLMCLIAAPEGIARLDKDHPDVDIYVAAVDEHLNDHGYIVPGLGDAGDRLFGTK, encoded by the coding sequence ATGGCAAAAGTGCATGTGATGGATCACCCTTTGATCCAACATAAACTATCTTACATAAGGGATAAAAATACGGGAACGAAGGAGTTCAGAGAGTTAATCGACGAAGTGGCCATGCTGATGGCCTATGAGATTACCCGTGAACTTCCCCTCGAAGAAATTGAGGTGGAAACTCCCGTTGCTACATGCAGAACCAAAGTGATTAGCGGGAAAAAACTGGGCCTCATCCCCATCTTGCGAGCGGGGCTCGGCATGGTGGATGGGATGTTGAAACTGATTCCTACGGCGAAAGTGGGGCATATCGGCCTGTATCGGGATCCGGATACCCTGCAGCCGGTGGAATATTATGTAAAACTTCCCACCGATATTGCCGAACGGGACCTGATCGTGATCGATCCCATGCTGGCCACGGGCGGTTCGGCTTCAGCCGCCATCAAGGCGCTTAAAGAGCGGGGGGGCAAAAACATCAAGCTGATGTGCCTGATCGCAGCGCCGGAAGGAATCGCCCGTTTGGATAAGGATCATCCGGACGTAGACATCTATGTGGCCGCCGTTGACGAACACCTGAATGACCATGGCTACATTGTTCCGGGATTAGGGGATGCTGGGGACCGCCTCTTCGGCACGAAGTAA
- the atpB gene encoding F0F1 ATP synthase subunit A, translating to MEHGAPIVEFLGLHYNLSTVMMSIIASILVLIFAIGGARMATSGVPGMWQNLVEWVIDFTRGIIGSTMDLKTGERYLTLATGLILFVFISNMLGLPFALIIDHNLWWKSPTADPHVTLALAVLVMLVAHYSGIRHNGMGGYLKSYFQPMWWLFPITFIEQFSNTLTHGMRLFGNIYAGEVLLSLLSGAAKVGVIAVLGAAIPLMVWQAFSIFVGAIQSFIFVTLAMVYISHKVVHHE from the coding sequence TTGGAACATGGAGCGCCCATTGTAGAGTTTCTCGGACTTCATTACAATCTCTCCACCGTCATGATGAGTATCATCGCTTCGATTCTTGTCCTGATTTTTGCCATTGGAGGGGCACGGATGGCCACATCCGGCGTGCCGGGGATGTGGCAGAATCTGGTGGAGTGGGTGATTGATTTTACGAGGGGAATTATTGGCAGCACGATGGATTTGAAGACGGGAGAACGCTATTTAACCCTAGCGACGGGTCTCATTCTCTTTGTCTTTATCTCCAATATGCTGGGCCTTCCGTTTGCACTGATCATCGACCATAACCTCTGGTGGAAGTCGCCCACCGCCGATCCCCATGTGACCCTCGCGCTGGCGGTTCTGGTCATGTTGGTGGCCCACTATTCGGGAATTCGCCACAATGGGATGGGAGGCTATCTGAAAAGTTATTTTCAACCGATGTGGTGGCTCTTCCCGATTACCTTCATTGAGCAATTCTCCAATACGCTCACACACGGCATGCGTCTATTCGGTAACATCTACGCAGGAGAAGTATTGCTTTCGCTTCTTTCCGGAGCAGCCAAAGTTGGGGTGATTGCGGTTTTGGGGGCAGCCATCCCCTTAATGGTATGGCAAGCCTTTAGCATCTTTGTCGGGGCGATTCAATCCTTCATCTTCGTTACACTCGCGATGGTCTACATTTCTCACAAGGTGGTTCACCACGAATAA